In a single window of the Prionailurus viverrinus isolate Anna chromosome D3, UM_Priviv_1.0, whole genome shotgun sequence genome:
- the RNF34 gene encoding E3 ubiquitin-protein ligase RNF34 isoform X2, which translates to MWASCCGLLNEVMGTGAVRGQQSGFAGGTGPFRFAPNSDFSTYPPAPTEGTNIVCKACGLSFSVFRKKHVCCDCKKDFCSVCSVLQDNLRRCSTCHLLQETAFQRPQLMRLKVKDLRQYLILRNIPIDTCREKEDLVDLVLCHRGLGSEDDLDTSSLNSSQSQTSSFFTHSFFSNYTAPSATVSSFQGELMGGDRTLASGALAQVQSEIISANTEEEEEDDDDDDDEEDDEDDEDDDDEENLEERMPGLSKKRVRASLSDLSSLDEVEGMSVRQLKEILARNFVNYSGCCEKWELVEKVNRLYKENEENQKSSEGTEVQRSYNPGLIRRPLRSPQMPAEHPSGSAVPVAPAVCCLSDGERLQLQDEEDDSLCRICMDAVIDCVLLECGHMVTCTKCGKRMSECPICRQYVVRAVHVFKS; encoded by the exons ATGTGGGCTTCATGCTGTGGGCTGCTGAATGAAGTCATGGGAACTGGAGCTGTCCGGGGCCAGCAGTCAGGATTTGCAGGAGGCACCGGTCCATTCAGATTTGCACCAAACTCTGATTTTTCCACTTACCCACCAGCACCTACGGAAGGGACTAATATAGTTTGCAAAGCCTGTGGACTTTCATTTTCAGTCTTTAGAAAGAAG cATGTGTGCTGTGACTGCAAGAAGGATTTTTGCTCTGTCTGTTCAGTCTTACAAGACAATCTCCGTAGATGTTCCACTTGTCACTTACTACAAGAGACGGCCTTTCAGCGCCCACAGTTAATGCGACTAAAAGTCAAGGATCTCCGGCAGTATCTCATTCTTCGAAACATCCCCATTGACACCTGTCGAGAGAAGGAAGACTTGGTAGATCTCGTTCTCTGCCACCGCGGGCTGGGCTCTGAGGACGACTTGGACACGAGCAGTCTGAATTcctcacagtcccagacttcTAGCTTTTTCAcgcattcatttttttcaaactacACAGCCCCTTCTGCTACCGTGTCTTCGTTTCAGGGAGAGCTTATGGGTGGAGACCGGACCTTGGCATCTGGAGCGCTGGCACAG GTACAAAGTGAAATAATTTCAGCaaacacagaagaagaagaagaagatgatgatgatgatgatgatgaagaagatgacgaagatgatgaggatgatgacgATGAAGAAAACTTGGAGGAGCGG ATGCCCGGCCTCTCCAAGAAGCGAGTGAGAGCTTCGCTCTCTGACCTGTCGAGCCTTGATGAGGTGGAAGGGATGAGCGTGCGGCAGCTGAAGGAGATCCTGGCTCGGAATTTTGTCAACTATTCTGGCTGTTGTGAGAAATGGGAGCTGGTAGAGAAAGTAAACCGGTTAtacaaagagaatgaagaaaaccaaaagtcat CAGAGggaactgaggtgcagagaagttACAACCCTGGGCTCATTCGACGGCCGCTGCGGTCACCCCAGATGCCTGCTGAGCACCCGTCGGGCAGCGCAGTGCCTGTAGCCCCAGCTGTCTGTTGCCTTTCAGATGGTGAGCGGCTGCAGCTGCAGGATGAGGAAGATGACAGCCTGTGCCGTATCTGCATGGACGCCGTCATCGACTGTGTCCTGCTCGAGTGTGGGCACATGGTCACCTGCACCAAGTGCGGCAAGCGCATGAGCGAGTGTCCCATCTGCCGGCAGTACGTGGTGCGCGCCGTGCATGTGTTCAAGTCCTGA
- the RNF34 gene encoding E3 ubiquitin-protein ligase RNF34 isoform X1 produces MKAGATSMWASCCGLLNEVMGTGAVRGQQSGFAGGTGPFRFAPNSDFSTYPPAPTEGTNIVCKACGLSFSVFRKKHVCCDCKKDFCSVCSVLQDNLRRCSTCHLLQETAFQRPQLMRLKVKDLRQYLILRNIPIDTCREKEDLVDLVLCHRGLGSEDDLDTSSLNSSQSQTSSFFTHSFFSNYTAPSATVSSFQGELMGGDRTLASGALAQVQSEIISANTEEEEEDDDDDDDEEDDEDDEDDDDEENLEERMPGLSKKRVRASLSDLSSLDEVEGMSVRQLKEILARNFVNYSGCCEKWELVEKVNRLYKENEENQKSSEGTEVQRSYNPGLIRRPLRSPQMPAEHPSGSAVPVAPAVCCLSDGERLQLQDEEDDSLCRICMDAVIDCVLLECGHMVTCTKCGKRMSECPICRQYVVRAVHVFKS; encoded by the exons ATGAAG GCGGGTGCCACGTCTATGTGGGCTTCATGCTGTGGGCTGCTGAATGAAGTCATGGGAACTGGAGCTGTCCGGGGCCAGCAGTCAGGATTTGCAGGAGGCACCGGTCCATTCAGATTTGCACCAAACTCTGATTTTTCCACTTACCCACCAGCACCTACGGAAGGGACTAATATAGTTTGCAAAGCCTGTGGACTTTCATTTTCAGTCTTTAGAAAGAAG cATGTGTGCTGTGACTGCAAGAAGGATTTTTGCTCTGTCTGTTCAGTCTTACAAGACAATCTCCGTAGATGTTCCACTTGTCACTTACTACAAGAGACGGCCTTTCAGCGCCCACAGTTAATGCGACTAAAAGTCAAGGATCTCCGGCAGTATCTCATTCTTCGAAACATCCCCATTGACACCTGTCGAGAGAAGGAAGACTTGGTAGATCTCGTTCTCTGCCACCGCGGGCTGGGCTCTGAGGACGACTTGGACACGAGCAGTCTGAATTcctcacagtcccagacttcTAGCTTTTTCAcgcattcatttttttcaaactacACAGCCCCTTCTGCTACCGTGTCTTCGTTTCAGGGAGAGCTTATGGGTGGAGACCGGACCTTGGCATCTGGAGCGCTGGCACAG GTACAAAGTGAAATAATTTCAGCaaacacagaagaagaagaagaagatgatgatgatgatgatgatgaagaagatgacgaagatgatgaggatgatgacgATGAAGAAAACTTGGAGGAGCGG ATGCCCGGCCTCTCCAAGAAGCGAGTGAGAGCTTCGCTCTCTGACCTGTCGAGCCTTGATGAGGTGGAAGGGATGAGCGTGCGGCAGCTGAAGGAGATCCTGGCTCGGAATTTTGTCAACTATTCTGGCTGTTGTGAGAAATGGGAGCTGGTAGAGAAAGTAAACCGGTTAtacaaagagaatgaagaaaaccaaaagtcat CAGAGggaactgaggtgcagagaagttACAACCCTGGGCTCATTCGACGGCCGCTGCGGTCACCCCAGATGCCTGCTGAGCACCCGTCGGGCAGCGCAGTGCCTGTAGCCCCAGCTGTCTGTTGCCTTTCAGATGGTGAGCGGCTGCAGCTGCAGGATGAGGAAGATGACAGCCTGTGCCGTATCTGCATGGACGCCGTCATCGACTGTGTCCTGCTCGAGTGTGGGCACATGGTCACCTGCACCAAGTGCGGCAAGCGCATGAGCGAGTGTCCCATCTGCCGGCAGTACGTGGTGCGCGCCGTGCATGTGTTCAAGTCCTGA
- the RNF34 gene encoding E3 ubiquitin-protein ligase RNF34 isoform X3, with translation MKAGATSMWASCCGLLNEVMGTGAVRGQQSGFAGGTGPFRFAPNSDFSTYPPAPTEGTNIVCKACGLSFSVFRKKHVCCDCKKDFCSVCSVLQDNLRRCSTCHLLQETAFQRPQLMRLKVKDLRQYLILRNIPIDTCREKEDLVDLVLCHRGLGSEDDLDTSSLNSSQSQTSSFFTHSFFSNYTAPSATVSSFQGELMGGDRTLASGALAQVQSEIISANTEEEEEDDDDDDDEEDDEDDEDDDDEENLEERMPGLSKKRVRASLSDLSSLDEVEGMSVRQLKEILARNFVNYSGCCEKWELVEKVNRLYKENEENQKSYGERLQLQDEEDDSLCRICMDAVIDCVLLECGHMVTCTKCGKRMSECPICRQYVVRAVHVFKS, from the exons ATGAAG GCGGGTGCCACGTCTATGTGGGCTTCATGCTGTGGGCTGCTGAATGAAGTCATGGGAACTGGAGCTGTCCGGGGCCAGCAGTCAGGATTTGCAGGAGGCACCGGTCCATTCAGATTTGCACCAAACTCTGATTTTTCCACTTACCCACCAGCACCTACGGAAGGGACTAATATAGTTTGCAAAGCCTGTGGACTTTCATTTTCAGTCTTTAGAAAGAAG cATGTGTGCTGTGACTGCAAGAAGGATTTTTGCTCTGTCTGTTCAGTCTTACAAGACAATCTCCGTAGATGTTCCACTTGTCACTTACTACAAGAGACGGCCTTTCAGCGCCCACAGTTAATGCGACTAAAAGTCAAGGATCTCCGGCAGTATCTCATTCTTCGAAACATCCCCATTGACACCTGTCGAGAGAAGGAAGACTTGGTAGATCTCGTTCTCTGCCACCGCGGGCTGGGCTCTGAGGACGACTTGGACACGAGCAGTCTGAATTcctcacagtcccagacttcTAGCTTTTTCAcgcattcatttttttcaaactacACAGCCCCTTCTGCTACCGTGTCTTCGTTTCAGGGAGAGCTTATGGGTGGAGACCGGACCTTGGCATCTGGAGCGCTGGCACAG GTACAAAGTGAAATAATTTCAGCaaacacagaagaagaagaagaagatgatgatgatgatgatgatgaagaagatgacgaagatgatgaggatgatgacgATGAAGAAAACTTGGAGGAGCGG ATGCCCGGCCTCTCCAAGAAGCGAGTGAGAGCTTCGCTCTCTGACCTGTCGAGCCTTGATGAGGTGGAAGGGATGAGCGTGCGGCAGCTGAAGGAGATCCTGGCTCGGAATTTTGTCAACTATTCTGGCTGTTGTGAGAAATGGGAGCTGGTAGAGAAAGTAAACCGGTTAtacaaagagaatgaagaaaaccaaaagtcat ATGGTGAGCGGCTGCAGCTGCAGGATGAGGAAGATGACAGCCTGTGCCGTATCTGCATGGACGCCGTCATCGACTGTGTCCTGCTCGAGTGTGGGCACATGGTCACCTGCACCAAGTGCGGCAAGCGCATGAGCGAGTGTCCCATCTGCCGGCAGTACGTGGTGCGCGCCGTGCATGTGTTCAAGTCCTGA
- the RNF34 gene encoding E3 ubiquitin-protein ligase RNF34 isoform X4: MKAGATSMWASCCGLLNEVMGTGAVRGQQSGFAGGTGPFRFAPNSDFSTYPPAPTEGTNIVCKACGLSFSVFRKKHVCCDCKKDFCSVCSVLQDNLRRCSTCHLLQETAFQRPQLMRLKVKDLRQYLILRNIPIDTCREKEDLVDLVLCHRGLGSEDDLDTSSLNSSQSQTSSFFTHSFFSNYTAPSATVSSFQGELMGGDRTLASGALAQVQSEIISANTEEEEEDDDDDDDEEDDEDDEDDDDEENLEERMPGLSKKRVRASLSDLSSLDEVEGMSVRQLKEILARNFVNYSGCCEKWELVEKVNRLYKENEENQKSYIITAISSRGN; this comes from the exons ATGAAG GCGGGTGCCACGTCTATGTGGGCTTCATGCTGTGGGCTGCTGAATGAAGTCATGGGAACTGGAGCTGTCCGGGGCCAGCAGTCAGGATTTGCAGGAGGCACCGGTCCATTCAGATTTGCACCAAACTCTGATTTTTCCACTTACCCACCAGCACCTACGGAAGGGACTAATATAGTTTGCAAAGCCTGTGGACTTTCATTTTCAGTCTTTAGAAAGAAG cATGTGTGCTGTGACTGCAAGAAGGATTTTTGCTCTGTCTGTTCAGTCTTACAAGACAATCTCCGTAGATGTTCCACTTGTCACTTACTACAAGAGACGGCCTTTCAGCGCCCACAGTTAATGCGACTAAAAGTCAAGGATCTCCGGCAGTATCTCATTCTTCGAAACATCCCCATTGACACCTGTCGAGAGAAGGAAGACTTGGTAGATCTCGTTCTCTGCCACCGCGGGCTGGGCTCTGAGGACGACTTGGACACGAGCAGTCTGAATTcctcacagtcccagacttcTAGCTTTTTCAcgcattcatttttttcaaactacACAGCCCCTTCTGCTACCGTGTCTTCGTTTCAGGGAGAGCTTATGGGTGGAGACCGGACCTTGGCATCTGGAGCGCTGGCACAG GTACAAAGTGAAATAATTTCAGCaaacacagaagaagaagaagaagatgatgatgatgatgatgatgaagaagatgacgaagatgatgaggatgatgacgATGAAGAAAACTTGGAGGAGCGG ATGCCCGGCCTCTCCAAGAAGCGAGTGAGAGCTTCGCTCTCTGACCTGTCGAGCCTTGATGAGGTGGAAGGGATGAGCGTGCGGCAGCTGAAGGAGATCCTGGCTCGGAATTTTGTCAACTATTCTGGCTGTTGTGAGAAATGGGAGCTGGTAGAGAAAGTAAACCGGTTAtacaaagagaatgaagaaaaccaaaagtcat ACATTATCACTGCCATTTCCAGCAGAGggaactga